A DNA window from Fragaria vesca subsp. vesca linkage group LG3, FraVesHawaii_1.0, whole genome shotgun sequence contains the following coding sequences:
- the LOC101309043 gene encoding endoglucanase 11-like has protein sequence MKEDKKQSIVLQKWCVLLSIFALFPFSQSFNYSDALTKSLLYFESQRSGRLPHNQRVIWRDHSGLNDGIEQGVDLVGGYYDAGDNVKFGLPMAFTITMLSWGVIEYGKEITDSGEYSHALESIKWGTDYFIKAHTHPNVFWAEVGDGFTDHYCWQRPEDMTTSRQAYKVDEKNPGSDIAGETAAAMAAAAIVFRKTNPHYSGLLLDHAKQLFEFGDKYRGKYDESIKVVKGHYTSWSGYMDELLWAAIWLYKATNNEDYLNYVLTNAQAFGGTTWSITEFSWDVKYAGVQIIASMLLKEAKHKKHEHTLKQYLSKAEYYMCSCLGKNNNTNVRRTPGGLLYIRQWNNMQYVSTSAFLLTVYSDHLQATHQNLNCDKGQVGPDEMLAFAKSQVDYILGSNPRGLSYLVGYGPNYPLRLHHRGASIDSYKRNKGFIGCTQGYDNWYGNKDPNPNVVVGALVGGPDGDDGFRDERWNYMQTEACTYNTATLVGVFAKLHG, from the exons ATGAAGGAGGACAAGAAGCAAAGTATTGTCCTCCAGAAATGGTGTGTTCTACTCTCCATATTTGCTCTCTTTCCCTTCTCTCAGTCCTTCAACTATAGCGATGCTCTCACCAAGAGTCTCCTCTACTTTGAATCTCAGCGCTCCGGTCGCTTACCTCACAACCAGAGGGTCATTTGGCGTGATCATTCCGGCCTCAACGATGGCATAGAACAAGGA GTGGACTTGGTGGGAGGTTACTATGATGCTGGTGATAATGTGAAATTTGGTTTGCCAATGGCGTTTACTATAACGATGCTTTCTTGGGGTGTCATAGAATACGGCAAAGAGATAACGGATTCCGGCGAGTACAGTCATGCCCTTGAATCTATAAAATGGGGGACAGACTATTTCATAAAAGCTCATACTCATCCAAATGTTTTCTGGGCGGAG GTGGGCGATGGATTCACGGATCACTATTGTTGGCAAAGGCCAGAAGATATGACGACGTCTCGGCAAGCCTACAAGGTCGATGAGAAAAACCCCGGATCAGATATTGCCGGGGAGACTGCCGCAGCAATGGCAGCAGCTGCCATTGTGTTTAGGAAAACAAACCCACATTACTCAGGCCTCCTTTTAGACCATGCAAAACAG TTGTTTGAGTTTGGTGACAAATATAGAGGCAAGTATGATGAGAGCATAAAGGTGGTTAAAGGCCACTATACATCTTGGAGTGGATACATGGATGAGTTGCTCTGGGCAGCTATTTGGTTGTACAAGGCTACAAACAATGAAGATTATTTGAACTATGTTTTGACCAATGCTCAAGCTTTTGGTGGCACCACTTGGTCCATCACAGAGTTTAGCTGGGATGTTAAGTATGCTGGTGTTCAAATCATTGCTTCAATG TTACTCAAGGAAGCAAAGCACAAAAAGCACGAGCACACACTGAAACAGTACCTCTCAAAAGCTGAGTACTACATGTGTTCTTGCCTTGGCAAGAACAACAACACCAACGTGCGACGCACCCCAGGAGGCTTACTGTACATCCGCCAATGGAACAACATGCAATACGTTTCAACTTCTGCATTTCTCCTCACAGTTTACTCTGATCATCTCCAGGCCACTCATCAGAATCTGAACTGCGACAAAGGGCAGGTAGGCCCTGACGAAATGTTAGCTTTTGCCAAGTCACAGGTTGATTACATTTTGGGGTCTAATCCAAGGGGCTTGAGCTACTTGGTTGGGTACGGTCCAAACTACCCTCTGAGGCTGCACCACAGAGGAGCATCCATTGATTCGTATAAGAGGAACAAGGGATTTATTGGGTGCACGCAGGGATATGATAACTGGTATGGAAATAAGGATCCGAACCCGAATGTGGTTGTCGGAGCATTAGTTGGTGGCCCGGATGGAGATGATGGATTCAGGGATGAGAGGTGGAATTACATGCAGACAGAGGCATGTACTTACAATACTGCAACACTGGTTGGGGTTTTTGCTAAGTTGCATGGGTAA
- the LOC101301274 gene encoding small ubiquitin-related modifier 2-like, with protein MSGVTNQEEDKKPADQAAHINLKVKSQDGNEVFFRIKRNTQLKKLMNAYCDRQSVDFNAIAFLFDGRRLRAEQTPDELEMEDGDEIDAMLHQTGGAIV; from the exons ATGTCGGGTGTCACTAACCAGGAGGAGGACAAGAAGCCCGCCGACCAGGCCGCTCACATCAACCTCAAAGTCAAGAGCCAG GATGGGAATGAGGTGTTCTTCCGGATCAAGCGAAACACTCAGTTGAAGAAGCTTATGAATGCTTACTGTGATCGCCAGTCAGTGGACTTCAACGCCATTGCATTCTTGTTTGATGGACGCCGTCTCAGGGCTGAGCAGACTCCAGATGAG TTGGAGATGGAGGATGGGGATGAGATAGATGCCATGCTGCACCAAACTGGAGGTGCTATTGTCTAG